From the Chiroxiphia lanceolata isolate bChiLan1 chromosome 13, bChiLan1.pri, whole genome shotgun sequence genome, one window contains:
- the CEP89 gene encoding centrosomal protein of 89 kDa isoform X3, with amino-acid sequence MDTYVSDADKEAESSCQSNEKREESFSTNAVYAVPCKNKKEEFLPSPTSNTDKKEVPSHEAESQVVVDKSTLQIEAEDQHLGLNLKEEKPLAENLIHEKPPPSPDVSVRTRQTWENMTKEKFRELKQENWSLSKAYQAVVQQLEGTKQQMEEQQLKLKKLEQKNRRLKEAAEDSHREEEATELLSLRQQAQELVDENDALKMVVHRLNVELSRYQTKFRSLSQEEHVKLKSLPMKGPPPPWLLDMKYLSPLLLAYEDRIREKEDFILEHEEDMKNFKARVEELVKENEDLHERLNKNNFITSTEWQQLQTQAKLVLEENGLLMEQLKIHQAKAKDSHRQHVQAASKLTKQIVILEGKKQSQEEEIAEYQKQLEALCSTCEELKARVESRIAAEEHLALVNDLKRRLQEEQEKKRCEVEDVMGRVTSLRAENQKLLLEKNSCLADNKALQTEMEVTQKTNRRLKKKIGVLQLQLEEVMEKEVVAHYYLTNLIGLVEKIAQERDHLVSLARCLENEKQGVLNKMIEGSLRLGRLEEKVKVYKKKAAGKLGDINLKMTEQEKEFAGKTARYEQEMKHLRHLLQDKQETLDEVLEQKRKTEGELEIIWEATTKENRRMRELLHKSLRKNTTWNAGTAHEPHFDESSQKDLVYRHDFSYCDVKTSSPTKNEFQEESQ; translated from the exons ATGGATACCTATGTCTCAGATGCTGATAAAGAGGCAGAGTCCAGCTGTCAGAGTAatgagaagagggaagaaagctTTAGCACAAATGCTGTTTATGCTGTTccctgcaaaaataaaaag GAAGAGTTTCTACCATCTCCCACCTCTAACACTGACAAGAAAGAGGTTCCTTCCCATGAAGCTGAGTCTCAGGTGGTGGTGGATAAATCAACTTTGCAAATAGAAG caGAAGACCAACATCTTGGCTTGAACTTAAAG GAGGAAAAACCATTAGCTGAAAATCTGATACATGAAAAACCTCCACCATCCCCAG ACGTGTCTGTTCGGACAAGGCAAACATGGGAAAATATGACTAAAGAAAAGTTCAGAGAACTCAAACAAGAGAACTGGTCTCTGAGCAAGGCATACCAGGCTGtggtgcagcagctggagggaacAAAACAGCAAATGGAAGAACAGCAGTTAAAGCTGAAGAAACTagaacaaaaaaacagaaggcTTAAAGAAGCTGCAGAGGACTCACATAGAGAAG AGGAAGCAACAGAATTACTTTCTCTCAGGCAACAAGCACAAGAACTGGTAGATGAAAATGATGCTTTGAAAATGGTGGTCCATCGTTTAAATGTAGAATTAAGTCGCTATCAAACTAAATTCAGGTCATTGTCCCAAGAAGAG CATGTAAAGCTGAAAAGCTTACCCATGAAAGGACCACCACCACCATGGCTG ttggATATGAAGTATTTGTCACCTCTTCTGTTGGCTTATGAAGACAGAataagagaaaaggaagattttattCTTGAGCATGAG GAGGatatgaagaattttaaagcaCGAGTTGAAGAGTTGGTGAAGGAGAATGAAGACCTGCATGAGcgattaaataaaaataacttcattacCTCTACAGAATG GCAGCAGCTACAAACTCAAGCCAAGCTGGTCTTGGAAGAAAATGGATTGTTGATGGAGCAGCTCAAAATCCATCAAGCTAAAGCAAAAGATAGTCACAGGCAGCATGTGCAAGCAG CTTCAAAGTTGACCAAACAGATAGTAATCTtagaagggaagaaacaaagCCAAGAAGAAGAGATAGCAGAGTACCAGAAGCAATTAGAAGCTTTGTGTTCTACTTGTGAAGAGCTGAAAGCCAGAGTGGAGAGCAGAATAGCAGCAGAGGAGCACTTGGCTTTGGTGAATGATTTAAAGAG ACGGttgcaggaggagcaggagaagaagCGCTGTGAGGTGGAAGATGTGATGGGAAGGGTCACATCACTGAGAGCTGAGAACCAGAAACTGCTCCTGGAGAAAAACAGCTGCCTGGCTGACAACAAGGCCCTGCAAACTGAAATGGAAGTGACACAGAAGACAAACAG GCgactaaagaagaaaataggtGTTTTACaactgcagctggaggaagTGATGGAAAAAGAAGTTGTAGCCCATTATTACCTAACAAACCTTATTGGTCTGGTGGAGAAGATAGCTCAGGAACGTGATCACCTTGTATCTTTG GCCAGATGTTTGGAAAATGAGAAGCAGGGTGTTCTCAATAAAATGATAGAAGGCAGTCTACGCTTAGGGAGACTGGAAGAGAAAGTTAAG GtgtataaaaagaaagcagctggGAAGCTTGGAGATATCAATCTCAAGATGActgagcaggagaaggaattTGCTGGGAAGACTGCTCGGTATGAGCAGGAAATGAAGCACCTCCGGCATCTGCTGCAAGACAAGCAGGAAACCCTGGatgaagtgctggagcagaagAG gaaAACGGAAGGGGAACTTGAAATCATTTGGGAAGCCACaaccaaagaaaacaggagaatgAGAGAACTCTTACATAAATCCCTGAGGAAGAACACCACGTGGAATGCTGGCACAGCTCATGAGCCACACTTTGATGAAAGCTCTCAGAAGGACCTAGTTTACAGACATGATTTTAGCTATTGTGATGTGAAGACTTCATCCCCTACTAAAAATGAATTTCAAGAAGAGTCTCAGTGA